The Citrifermentans bemidjiense Bem genome window below encodes:
- the tatB gene encoding Sec-independent protein translocase protein TatB, whose product MFGIGMPELVIILVIALIVIGPQKLPDLAKSLGKGLAEFKKATDDFKQTIEADSRTEEEKEHLAKLAEAKRKAEDEQAKAAEELRVKVEGAAAAPAAQAAKAEAEKTA is encoded by the coding sequence ATGTTCGGAATAGGGATGCCTGAGCTGGTCATTATTTTGGTAATCGCCCTGATAGTCATAGGCCCTCAGAAGCTCCCTGACCTTGCCAAGTCGCTTGGCAAAGGGCTTGCCGAGTTCAAGAAGGCGACCGACGACTTCAAGCAGACCATCGAGGCCGACAGCAGGACGGAAGAGGAGAAGGAGCACCTGGCCAAGCTCGCCGAGGCGAAGCGCAAGGCGGAAGACGAGCAGGCCAAGGCTGCGGAGGAGCTCAGAGTCAAGGTGGAGGGGGCGGCAGCCGCGCCTGCGGCACAGGCGGCCAAGGCCGAGGCGGAAAAAACCGCCTAA
- the nadA gene encoding quinolinate synthase NadA, protein MTQETLKADIKALLKERNAVLLAHNYMRDEVQEIADITGDSLALSIEAAKTDAEVIVFCGVHFMAESASILAPEKTVLLPRLDAGCPMADMVSVEALREMKAKLPGVPVVTYVNSSAAVKAESDICCTSANAVKVVQSMSEKEIIFAPDRNLGSYIARFTDKKFHLWEGYCPTHERLRPEVVKELKQANPDAPFVCHPECNPKVVELADHVCSTTGMYDYCKKSGAKRFIIGTEAGILWRLKRENPDKEFILASPALICPNMKLTSLEDVFEALQQMKPVVKVPEDIRIPAKRALDRMLAIPRD, encoded by the coding sequence ATGACGCAGGAAACTTTAAAAGCAGATATTAAAGCGCTTCTCAAAGAGCGCAATGCTGTACTTCTCGCTCACAACTACATGCGTGACGAGGTGCAGGAAATAGCAGACATAACCGGCGACTCGCTGGCGCTTTCCATAGAAGCGGCAAAGACAGATGCGGAGGTGATCGTATTCTGCGGCGTCCACTTCATGGCCGAATCCGCCTCCATCCTGGCTCCTGAAAAAACGGTTCTCCTCCCCCGCCTCGACGCGGGATGCCCCATGGCCGACATGGTTTCGGTCGAGGCCCTCAGGGAAATGAAGGCGAAGCTCCCCGGCGTGCCGGTGGTCACCTACGTGAACTCTTCCGCCGCGGTCAAGGCCGAAAGCGACATCTGCTGCACCTCCGCGAACGCCGTGAAAGTGGTCCAGTCGATGAGCGAAAAGGAGATAATCTTCGCCCCGGACCGCAACTTGGGGAGCTACATCGCCCGCTTCACCGACAAGAAGTTCCACCTCTGGGAAGGGTACTGCCCGACCCACGAGCGGCTCAGGCCCGAGGTGGTCAAGGAGCTGAAACAGGCTAACCCCGACGCCCCCTTCGTCTGCCATCCCGAATGCAACCCCAAGGTGGTCGAACTGGCAGACCATGTCTGCTCCACCACCGGGATGTACGACTACTGCAAGAAGAGCGGCGCCAAGCGCTTCATCATCGGCACCGAGGCGGGAATACTGTGGCGGCTCAAGCGTGAGAACCCGGACAAGGAGTTCATCCTCGCCTCCCCGGCGCTCATCTGCCCCAACATGAAGCTCACCTCCCTGGAGGACGTCTTCGAGGCGCTGCAGCAGATGAAGCCCGTGGTCAAGGTCCCGGAAGATATCCGCATCCCCGCCAAGCGCGCACTGGACCGGATGCTCGCCATCCCGAGAGATTAG
- a CDS encoding gamma carbonic anhydrase family protein, which produces MIRPFKGIAPKIDPSAFIAETAVIIGEVSIGREASIWYNCVVRGDVNFISIGDRTNIQDLSMLHVTHKKNPEDPGAPLIIGNDVTVGHSVTLHGCTIEDGAFVGMQAIIMDKVLVGKGALVGARALVTEGTVIPPGTLWVGSPAKYKRDLTESEIAWLARSAGNYVRYSREYMEDIG; this is translated from the coding sequence ATGATCCGACCGTTCAAGGGTATCGCCCCCAAGATAGATCCCTCCGCGTTCATAGCCGAAACCGCCGTCATCATAGGCGAGGTCAGCATCGGCAGGGAAGCCAGCATCTGGTACAACTGCGTGGTCCGCGGGGACGTCAACTTCATCAGCATCGGGGACCGGACCAACATACAGGACCTCTCCATGCTGCACGTGACCCACAAGAAGAACCCGGAGGACCCCGGGGCGCCGCTCATCATCGGCAACGACGTCACCGTCGGCCACAGCGTGACCCTGCACGGCTGCACCATCGAGGACGGCGCCTTCGTGGGGATGCAGGCGATCATCATGGACAAGGTCTTGGTCGGCAAGGGGGCCCTGGTCGGCGCGCGCGCCCTGGTTACCGAGGGGACCGTCATCCCCCCCGGCACCCTCTGGGTCGGGTCCCCAGCGAAGTACAAGCGGGACTTAACCGAGAGCGAGATCGCCTGGCTCGCCCGCTCCGCCGGGAACTACGTCAGGTACTCCCGCGAGTACATGGAAGATATCGGCTAG
- a CDS encoding endonuclease III domain-containing protein — translation MKDTLDKEQTRAALLELFETLLSRYGALNWWPADTPFEVCVGAILTQNTNWLNVEKAIVNLKREGLLSAEALREIDEGRLAELIRPSGFFNVKSARLKGFVGWLFERYGSLDAMFQGDWIGLREELSAVRGIGPETCDSILLYAGGKPSFVVDAYTRRLFSRLGLMREEDDYHRVRALFMDHLPAEVPLFNEYHALIVEQCKRHCRKKPLCDGCPLTRFCTFLAAGRP, via the coding sequence GTGAAAGACACGCTGGACAAAGAACAGACGCGGGCGGCGCTTCTGGAACTCTTCGAGACGCTCTTAAGCCGCTACGGCGCGCTTAACTGGTGGCCCGCCGACACCCCCTTCGAGGTCTGCGTCGGCGCCATCCTGACCCAGAACACCAACTGGCTCAACGTTGAAAAGGCAATAGTAAACCTGAAACGAGAGGGGCTCCTCTCGGCAGAGGCGCTCCGGGAGATCGATGAGGGGCGGCTGGCCGAGTTGATACGCCCCTCTGGCTTTTTCAACGTGAAGAGCGCGAGGCTGAAAGGGTTTGTCGGCTGGCTTTTCGAGCGCTACGGCTCCCTGGACGCCATGTTCCAGGGGGACTGGATCGGCCTTCGGGAGGAACTGTCCGCGGTGCGCGGCATCGGGCCCGAGACCTGCGACTCGATCCTTCTCTACGCGGGGGGAAAGCCTTCCTTCGTGGTCGACGCCTATACCAGGCGTCTCTTCTCAAGGCTCGGGCTCATGCGGGAAGAGGACGACTACCACCGGGTGCGCGCCCTTTTCATGGATCATCTTCCGGCCGAGGTGCCCCTATTCAACGAGTACCACGCCCTGATCGTCGAGCAGTGCAAGCGGCACTGCCGCAAGAAGCCGCTGTGCGACGGCTGCCCGCTCACCCGCTTTTGCACCTTCCTCGCGGCAGGCCGCCCTTGA
- a CDS encoding TraB/GumN family protein: protein MRFFANLFLLLFIADGSLSLLDELASLLFPLVPLSGLRGFLANAVILIAIPLYLGLGIDRRLPKRLFLPLILFVFWCPLSIWFFPALGAFKLYGLIMAALQVGLGTFLISRFNENPAAPLTLPPTLFEAPYFDLRNTLVFVGVNIFVLPLALATAALFAANSYATEATGGFMNVSPRGLYMSERTYRRGDRTVKLAAMIHIGEKDYYDEVARLVPAGNTIVLAEGVTDEKGKLKNKFDYHQVANLLGLASQEKLLFKGRMIEPNELQTPGKPEGKAQAGPDILRADVDLSAFRPETMMLLDAMGKHLRENPSALDGLLKLNRWAEKNITPAMYAVIMDDILQRRNKVVVQYLDQALKRYQTVVIPWGALHMKGIEAEVLARGFVLQGEQKRLSVDFKRVALHN, encoded by the coding sequence ATGAGATTCTTCGCCAACCTGTTCCTGCTCCTGTTCATCGCCGACGGGAGCCTTTCGCTTTTGGACGAACTGGCCTCGCTCCTATTCCCGCTGGTCCCCCTTTCCGGGCTGCGCGGCTTTCTGGCCAACGCCGTCATACTGATCGCGATACCGCTCTACCTGGGCCTCGGCATCGACCGGCGGCTGCCCAAACGGCTCTTCCTACCCCTGATCCTGTTCGTATTCTGGTGCCCGCTCTCCATCTGGTTCTTCCCCGCCCTCGGCGCCTTCAAGCTGTACGGCCTGATCATGGCGGCGCTGCAGGTAGGGCTCGGCACCTTCCTCATCTCCCGGTTCAATGAGAACCCGGCGGCGCCGCTTACCCTTCCCCCCACGCTCTTCGAGGCGCCTTACTTCGACCTGCGCAACACACTGGTGTTCGTCGGCGTGAACATCTTCGTCCTCCCGCTGGCCCTGGCGACGGCGGCGCTCTTCGCGGCCAACTCCTACGCCACCGAGGCCACCGGCGGCTTCATGAACGTGTCCCCCCGGGGTCTCTACATGAGCGAGCGCACCTACCGGCGCGGCGACCGCACCGTCAAACTCGCAGCCATGATCCACATCGGCGAGAAGGATTATTACGACGAGGTGGCGCGGCTGGTTCCTGCGGGGAACACCATAGTGCTGGCCGAAGGGGTCACCGACGAGAAGGGAAAGCTCAAAAACAAGTTCGATTACCACCAGGTGGCGAACCTGCTGGGGCTCGCCTCGCAGGAAAAGCTCCTCTTCAAGGGGAGGATGATCGAACCCAACGAGCTGCAAACCCCGGGGAAGCCGGAGGGAAAGGCACAGGCGGGGCCGGATATCCTGCGGGCGGACGTGGACCTGAGCGCCTTCCGCCCGGAGACCATGATGCTTCTGGACGCCATGGGGAAGCACTTGCGCGAGAACCCTTCCGCCCTCGACGGCCTGCTGAAGCTGAACCGGTGGGCGGAGAAAAACATCACGCCCGCCATGTACGCCGTGATCATGGACGACATCCTGCAGCGCAGGAACAAGGTGGTGGTTCAGTACCTGGACCAGGCGCTGAAGCGCTACCAGACCGTGGTGATCCCCTGGGGCGCCCTGCACATGAAAGGTATCGAAGCAGAGGTTCTAGCGCGCGGGTTCGTGCTGCAAGGGGAACAAAAGCGGCTGAGCGTCGACTTCAAGCGCGTGGCGTTACACAATTAG
- a CDS encoding BTAD domain-containing putative transcriptional regulator: protein MARHKITAPGLAAGIVHRERLFQVLDHADKPVRWISGPGGSGKTTLVSSYLETRGIPALWYQADQSDSDPATFFYYMGLAFQDSVSPDREPLPLLTPEYLAGLKTFSRRYFQQLFAQLPAPYAIVIDNYQEIPAGSPFHELIAEGLAQCPDGITVIATSREEPPAVLTVNETAARFAFLGWSDLRFSFDEAREFAGTQTSSHIETEALASLYAKTDGWIAGLLLILESLDGGTLDQKLLQELPLDKVFVYFADKIFEARDGELQNFLLKTALVPGITAQMAERLTGIGSSEQILSRLCRNRFFTAKSSPADPVYQYHPLFREFLVARAEGTLPAAELREIRRQAASLLKGADRAEDAAGLLTEASDWDGVAELILDCAPLLAAEGRSETVRGWLESVPAESVAVNPGLLYWKGVCLLLHSPPASRVCFREAYDLYRLADDRVGMLLSWSGGAEASLYDREFTPLDQWLALLEEMRIEEGDIPSRQLEEQMAMSIFNAMAFRQPHHRDISKWRERALSLVRGCADINLRLQSAIHLVVHDLWNGNFGRASVLLEQTLAMASTGKPSPMTRITIMNAQVLNCYFTGAWASGVAVAFDALRMADETGVHVWDIQLMGNGAGCALCRGDSATADELLNAMRDRLQWGVRLDIGQYHGLRGWQESLARRFQAAIPHLELSLESLQGTGFLAPEAVMLITLADNLRMTGNPTRAEACLSRACDIARGMGSGYLEFLCLLNSAELALDAEDDVQGDMLLRRAMALGSAGGYLNGWCWRPDALVRLCTKALENDVEAAYVTRLVRHWALAPETPPQHLDNWPWQFQILTLGGFQLIRGNEPLILAGKSRKPLELLKALVAFGGSNVPLERLTDALWPETDGDLAQRSFDTTLHRLRKLLADEKVLQLQAGKLSINPRYCWIDTWAFERRCGEIDAALNLPLAFEKGAALYQGSFLLDDASLAWTAPMRDQMRNRLRQLVGRAGGYFEGLERWDLAVTWYDKGIKLDPVAEELHQRLMVCYRQQGQMSLAIKTYLNCRSMLSTELGIAPSAHTEEIYRSLTVGQ from the coding sequence ATGGCGAGACACAAGATAACCGCTCCCGGTCTTGCTGCCGGCATCGTACATAGAGAAAGGCTGTTCCAGGTTTTGGACCATGCCGATAAACCTGTGCGCTGGATTTCCGGTCCCGGCGGCTCCGGCAAGACCACCCTGGTCTCCAGCTACCTCGAAACCCGCGGCATCCCAGCCCTGTGGTACCAGGCAGACCAAAGCGACTCCGACCCGGCCACCTTCTTCTATTACATGGGTCTGGCGTTTCAGGACTCTGTTTCACCCGACCGCGAACCGCTGCCACTTCTCACCCCCGAATACCTTGCCGGCCTCAAGACCTTCTCTCGCCGTTACTTCCAACAACTCTTCGCACAACTGCCGGCACCTTACGCCATAGTCATTGATAACTACCAGGAGATCCCGGCTGGTTCCCCGTTTCACGAACTGATAGCGGAGGGACTGGCGCAATGTCCGGACGGGATCACCGTGATAGCCACAAGCAGGGAAGAGCCGCCTGCGGTGTTGACCGTGAACGAAACAGCGGCACGTTTCGCTTTCCTCGGCTGGAGCGACCTCCGGTTTTCCTTCGACGAGGCCAGGGAGTTCGCCGGGACACAGACTTCAAGCCACATTGAGACCGAAGCGCTGGCGAGCCTTTACGCCAAGACGGACGGGTGGATAGCCGGGCTGCTCCTGATCCTGGAGAGCCTCGACGGCGGCACCCTCGACCAAAAGCTGCTGCAAGAACTTCCTCTCGACAAGGTGTTCGTGTACTTCGCCGACAAGATCTTCGAAGCGCGAGACGGCGAGCTGCAAAACTTCCTGCTGAAGACCGCTCTGGTCCCGGGAATCACGGCGCAGATGGCCGAGCGTTTGACCGGCATCGGCAGTTCCGAGCAGATCCTCTCCCGGCTCTGCCGCAACCGTTTCTTTACCGCGAAGTCCTCGCCGGCAGACCCCGTCTACCAGTACCATCCACTTTTCAGAGAGTTCCTCGTTGCGCGTGCGGAGGGAACCCTTCCTGCCGCCGAGCTGAGGGAAATCAGGCGGCAGGCCGCCTCCCTGCTTAAGGGCGCGGATCGAGCCGAGGACGCGGCAGGCCTGCTCACCGAGGCTTCGGACTGGGACGGCGTTGCGGAGCTGATCCTCGATTGCGCGCCGCTGCTTGCTGCGGAAGGAAGAAGCGAGACGGTTCGTGGCTGGCTTGAGAGCGTACCTGCCGAGAGCGTGGCAGTAAACCCAGGCCTGCTCTACTGGAAAGGGGTATGCCTGCTGCTTCATTCGCCTCCTGCAAGCAGGGTCTGTTTCCGTGAGGCCTACGATCTATACCGCCTGGCCGACGACCGGGTCGGCATGCTCCTCTCCTGGTCCGGCGGCGCGGAAGCATCGCTTTACGACAGGGAGTTCACCCCGCTGGACCAGTGGCTCGCCCTGCTGGAAGAGATGCGGATCGAGGAAGGGGACATTCCCTCGCGACAGCTTGAGGAGCAGATGGCCATGAGCATCTTCAACGCCATGGCTTTCAGGCAGCCGCACCACCGCGACATCTCCAAGTGGCGCGAGCGCGCCCTTTCCCTGGTGCGCGGCTGCGCCGACATCAACCTGCGTCTGCAGTCGGCAATCCATCTGGTCGTCCACGATCTCTGGAACGGGAACTTCGGCAGGGCGAGCGTACTGCTGGAGCAGACCTTGGCAATGGCCAGCACGGGCAAGCCCTCCCCGATGACCCGGATCACCATAATGAATGCGCAGGTGCTCAACTGCTATTTCACCGGGGCATGGGCTTCGGGGGTCGCGGTCGCCTTCGATGCACTGAGGATGGCGGACGAGACGGGGGTCCACGTCTGGGACATCCAACTCATGGGAAACGGCGCCGGCTGCGCGCTTTGCAGGGGAGACTCCGCCACGGCGGATGAGCTGCTGAACGCGATGCGCGACCGGTTGCAATGGGGCGTAAGGCTCGATATCGGCCAATACCATGGGCTGCGTGGATGGCAGGAGAGTCTGGCAAGACGTTTCCAGGCAGCGATCCCGCACCTGGAACTCTCCTTGGAATCCCTCCAGGGGACGGGTTTCCTGGCGCCGGAAGCGGTGATGCTCATAACCCTGGCCGACAACCTCCGGATGACCGGAAATCCGACCCGGGCAGAGGCATGCCTTAGCCGTGCCTGTGACATCGCCCGCGGTATGGGGAGCGGGTACCTTGAGTTCCTTTGCCTTCTGAACAGCGCCGAACTTGCGCTGGATGCTGAAGACGACGTGCAGGGCGATATGCTGCTGCGCCGGGCGATGGCCCTTGGCAGTGCCGGAGGGTACCTGAACGGCTGGTGCTGGCGCCCCGATGCCCTGGTGCGGCTATGCACCAAGGCATTGGAGAACGACGTAGAGGCTGCTTACGTAACCCGGCTGGTGCGCCATTGGGCGCTGGCGCCGGAGACGCCGCCGCAGCATCTGGACAACTGGCCCTGGCAGTTCCAGATCCTCACCCTGGGGGGCTTTCAGCTGATCCGGGGAAACGAGCCCCTGATCCTTGCCGGTAAATCGCGAAAGCCGCTGGAACTGTTGAAAGCTCTGGTGGCCTTCGGCGGCAGCAACGTGCCCCTGGAGCGGCTTACCGATGCGCTTTGGCCCGAAACCGACGGCGACCTGGCCCAGCGCTCCTTCGACACGACCCTGCATCGGCTCCGAAAGTTGCTGGCAGATGAAAAGGTACTCCAACTCCAGGCGGGAAAGCTTTCCATCAACCCCAGGTACTGCTGGATCGACACCTGGGCCTTCGAGCGCCGATGCGGCGAGATAGATGCCGCATTGAACCTCCCTCTTGCTTTCGAGAAAGGTGCGGCCCTGTACCAGGGAAGCTTCCTCCTCGACGATGCATCCCTGGCCTGGACCGCACCGATGCGGGACCAGATGCGCAACCGGCTGCGCCAACTAGTCGGCAGGGCGGGGGGATATTTCGAGGGACTTGAGCGATGGGATCTGGCTGTCACCTGGTACGACAAAGGGATAAAGCTCGATCCGGTTGCCGAAGAATTGCACCAAAGGCTCATGGTCTGCTACCGGCAGCAGGGACAGATGTCGCTGGCGATCAAGACCTATCTCAACTGCCGCTCGATGCTCTCCACCGAACTTGGGATAGCACCCTCGGCGCACACTGAAGAGATATATCGAAGCTTGACCGTAGGCCAGTAG
- a CDS encoding DUF7151 family protein yields the protein MRTNIDKVLLCFFIAMVLSVMGCGGSSSTTPAATTATGKFIDAPVEGLKYVSGGQNGFTGPNGEFTYEVGQSVSFSVGGVVVGRAAGASIITPIELVKTAAPGTTVTASTPAVVQIARFLLTASSLTSTGIKIDPAVTTASSSQNINLSTASDLTFTTFINQIAAAAGSRTVTTTTDAQAHITASVNGLASGTIVLPPASSTGGGNTPPNTAPGSAKSTVTKTSALPVGNTDCPFGGIIVTSGIDTNGNGVLDVSEVSSSQAVCNGATGATGATGATGATGATGATGPQGGTTGMFVGATAVVCHNLSQCACSGAQVVKALGGMWCDGSAAIKESAIVQNNPSAWEGICIDLVTTTSFAPSGIVISCVDP from the coding sequence ATGAGAACGAATATAGACAAAGTCCTGCTATGTTTCTTTATTGCAATGGTGCTTAGTGTTATGGGTTGTGGAGGCAGCAGTTCGACAACCCCTGCAGCGACTACTGCTACCGGCAAGTTCATAGATGCTCCGGTTGAGGGACTAAAATACGTCTCTGGAGGACAAAATGGATTTACCGGACCTAACGGAGAATTTACTTACGAGGTTGGACAATCGGTTTCTTTTTCTGTTGGTGGCGTAGTTGTCGGCCGAGCGGCTGGTGCCAGCATTATTACTCCGATTGAGTTGGTAAAGACAGCGGCTCCAGGAACTACAGTTACGGCCAGCACGCCTGCTGTTGTACAGATTGCTAGATTTCTTTTGACTGCTAGCAGCTTGACTTCAACAGGTATTAAAATAGATCCTGCAGTAACAACAGCAAGTTCATCACAAAACATCAATCTATCAACCGCTTCCGATTTAACCTTCACAACATTTATCAACCAAATTGCAGCGGCGGCTGGGAGCCGTACAGTGACTACTACAACCGATGCTCAGGCCCACATCACCGCTAGCGTCAATGGTCTTGCTTCCGGGACCATTGTTTTGCCTCCCGCATCATCTACTGGTGGCGGCAATACTCCACCGAACACAGCACCAGGCTCCGCTAAATCAACAGTGACAAAAACTTCTGCTTTACCTGTTGGTAACACTGATTGTCCATTTGGCGGGATCATAGTTACATCAGGCATTGACACAAATGGCAATGGTGTTCTCGACGTATCAGAAGTGAGTTCATCTCAAGCGGTTTGTAACGGTGCTACTGGTGCTACTGGTGCTACTGGTGCTACTGGTGCTACTGGTGCTACTGGTGCTACCGGGCCACAGGGCGGTACGACTGGCATGTTTGTGGGGGCAACTGCCGTTGTCTGCCATAATTTGAGTCAGTGTGCTTGTTCTGGAGCGCAAGTAGTTAAGGCGCTTGGCGGTATGTGGTGTGACGGATCTGCGGCAATTAAAGAGTCGGCGATAGTGCAGAACAATCCAAGTGCATGGGAAGGAATTTGTATAGATCTGGTTACCACTACTTCGTTTGCTCCTTCAGGGATAGTTATTTCTTGCGTAGATCCCTAA
- a CDS encoding beta strand repeat-containing protein, whose protein sequence is MRRSWFIMLAFCMVFMFNLAGCGGGSSSAPQKTAISGTVTFPSANGAAKVAAAAATTATAPTLEVRDLNGTLIKSVPLTLQTGTVNTYSYPAIEVEPGKDYVLKAVDGQRVLRALVDKAALSGASATKNVNNVTTTALIVVEKALNLTAGTLGATATAAQVQTASAALALTSPPATIESNITAAIAACTSATGTANAAQAQLASLASIVTAAVSSNVDPSAFVAGTSTATAVDAVTYTVSGSTATASSAPVSSNIAGTFVTVAAEILPSISSAGATSFTVGSAGSFAITGTGTMSVSGTLPSGVTFDAATGRLSGTPAAGSTGAYLLTVTATSNSLTATQKFTLTVNPIPSSLAFTTAMLSGKTFTEGTSNTLVFNANGTLTASDTKDALTWSVNSAGQVVVHNTVTNINTTVTALSGSISTGLAVSLAHSDGTTESTTLTLYVPPAQTTGFTAAMLSGKTFIEGTVNTLVFNANGTLIASDTPDALTWSVNSSGQVVVHNSVTNISTTVTALSGNLSTGLAVSLVDSNGPTASTTLTLYVAPTPVTAFTTAMLSGKTFTEGTVNTLAFNANGTLVASDTTDALTWSVNSSGQLVVHNSVTNINTTATVVSGNLTTGLTVSLVDSNGPTASTTFTLRP, encoded by the coding sequence ATGAGAAGAAGTTGGTTCATCATGTTGGCGTTTTGTATGGTCTTTATGTTCAACCTGGCGGGATGCGGCGGAGGGAGCAGCAGCGCACCGCAGAAGACGGCCATTTCGGGGACGGTGACCTTCCCCTCGGCAAATGGAGCAGCAAAGGTTGCCGCAGCAGCGGCGACCACTGCGACCGCTCCAACCCTGGAAGTCAGGGACCTCAACGGGACCCTGATAAAGAGTGTTCCTTTGACCCTCCAGACCGGCACGGTCAACACCTACAGCTATCCGGCAATAGAGGTGGAACCAGGCAAGGACTACGTCCTCAAAGCTGTCGACGGCCAAAGGGTGCTGCGCGCCCTGGTGGACAAGGCAGCCCTGTCCGGCGCGTCCGCAACGAAGAACGTCAACAACGTCACGACGACTGCGCTCATCGTGGTGGAAAAGGCGCTCAATCTGACCGCAGGGACCCTGGGCGCGACGGCTACGGCGGCCCAGGTGCAGACTGCATCGGCCGCCCTGGCCCTGACCTCCCCCCCGGCAACCATCGAGAGCAACATAACCGCGGCGATAGCCGCATGCACCTCGGCTACGGGGACCGCGAATGCGGCTCAAGCGCAGCTTGCTTCCCTTGCCAGCATTGTGACCGCTGCCGTCAGCAGCAATGTAGATCCCAGCGCCTTCGTGGCAGGCACTTCAACCGCCACTGCGGTCGACGCGGTCACCTACACGGTTTCCGGCAGCACCGCCACCGCCAGCTCCGCCCCGGTCTCCAGCAATATCGCCGGCACCTTCGTCACAGTTGCAGCCGAGATCCTGCCGAGCATTTCCAGCGCCGGCGCCACGTCCTTCACGGTCGGTTCCGCCGGCAGCTTCGCCATCACCGGGACCGGCACCATGAGCGTCTCGGGCACGCTCCCTTCGGGCGTCACCTTTGACGCCGCCACGGGGCGTCTGAGCGGCACGCCGGCCGCGGGAAGCACCGGGGCCTACCTGCTCACGGTCACCGCCACCAGCAACAGCCTCACCGCGACCCAAAAATTCACCCTTACCGTCAACCCGATCCCCTCGTCCCTCGCCTTCACCACAGCCATGCTCTCCGGGAAGACCTTCACCGAGGGGACCTCGAACACCCTGGTGTTCAACGCAAACGGAACGCTCACCGCAAGCGACACCAAGGACGCCTTGACCTGGAGCGTCAACTCCGCCGGGCAGGTCGTGGTGCACAACACCGTCACCAACATCAACACCACAGTCACCGCGCTCTCCGGCAGCATCTCCACCGGCCTGGCGGTTTCCTTGGCCCACTCCGACGGCACGACCGAATCCACCACGCTCACCCTCTATGTGCCGCCTGCTCAAACCACCGGCTTCACCGCGGCCATGCTTTCCGGCAAGACCTTCATCGAGGGGACCGTGAACACCCTGGTGTTCAACGCCAACGGAACGCTCATCGCAAGCGACACCCCGGACGCCTTGACCTGGAGCGTCAATTCCTCCGGCCAGGTCGTGGTACACAATTCCGTCACCAATATCAGCACCACGGTCACCGCGCTTTCCGGCAACCTTTCCACCGGCTTGGCAGTTTCCCTGGTTGACTCCAATGGCCCGACCGCATCCACGACGTTGACCCTGTATGTGGCCCCCACCCCGGTTACCGCCTTCACCACCGCCATGCTTTCCGGCAAGACCTTCACCGAAGGGACCGTTAACACGCTGGCGTTCAACGCGAACGGAACACTGGTGGCAAGCGACACCACGGATGCCTTAACCTGGAGCGTCAACTCCTCCGGTCAGCTCGTGGTGCACAATTCCGTCACCAACATCAACACCACGGCCACTGTGGTTTCCGGCAACCTTACCACCGGCTTGACCGTTTCCCTGGTGGATTCCAATGGCCCAACCGCATCCACCACCTTCACCCTGCGGCCGTAA